In one Macaca fascicularis isolate 582-1 chromosome 6, T2T-MFA8v1.1 genomic region, the following are encoded:
- the LOC102115526 gene encoding V-type proton ATPase subunit S1-like protein isoform X10: protein MQGHQRRESGRKRLEERSSPTSSNKEVVMKNDQNNGGTKPVQNFTTIPITQALNYNLSKEGHLEKEPWNAFSHHGPVNVSIDGISCILFWAKIITIKFKNQTWLDLTDEAFGQKVTVDPDNSNCTEESARLSLKLGDAGNPRGLAIRFILTNYNKLSIQSWFTLRRVEIVSNNSIQAVFNPTGIHAPSGYSYRCQCVGNLPRDQALLLPSDTDDGSSLWEVTLIDFQIQGFAIKGARFTKAQDCASSFSPAILIGLATSLILLLVLAYALHMLIYLRYLAQHYDLITSPAHFPQLKARDTADEKELLRSQGAACYELRSQQISKIYV, encoded by the exons ttcTCCAACATCTTCAAATAAAGAAGTGGTTATGAAGAATG ATCAGAATAATGGAGGTACGAAACCAGTCCAGAATTTCACAACAATACCAATCACACAG GCTCTCAACTACAATCTGAGCAAAGAAGGGCATTTAGAAAAAGAACCTTGGAATGCATTCAGCCATCATGGCCCAGTTAATGTCTCCATCGATGGAATTTCTTGCATTCTCTTCTGGGCCAAAATAATCACGATTAAATTTAAGAATCAAACCTGGCTGGACCTTACAGACGAGGCATTTGGTCAGAAGGTAACAGTGGACCCTGACAACTCAAATTGCACTGAAGAAAGTGCTAG GTTGTCTTTGAAGCTTGGTGATGCTGGAAACCCCAGAGGTCTTGCTATAAG ATTCATCCTTACCAATTACAACAAGTTGTCCATCCAGAGCTGGTTTACTTTGCGCCGAGTCGAGATCGTTTCCAACAATTCAATCCAAGCAGTCTTTAACCCAACTGGCATACATGCTCCCTCTGGTTACTCCTACCGCTGCCAATGCGTGGGCAACCTGCCGCGGGACCAGGCCCTCTTGCTGCCCAGCGACACGGATGATGGGTCGAGCCTGTGGGAGGTCACTCTTATTGATTTCCAG ATCCAAGGTTTTGCCATCAAGGGGGCACGATTTACGAAGGCCCAAGACTGCGCCTCCTCCTTCTCGCCAGCTATTCTGATTGGCCTGGCAACGTCCCTGATCCTGCTGCTGGTGTTGGCCTACGCCTTGCACATGCTCATCTACCTGCGGTATCTGGCCCAGCACTACGATCTCATCACCTCTCCTGCCCACTTCCCGCAGCTGAAAGCTCGAGACACAGCTGACGAGAAGGAGCTGCTGAGGAGCCAGGGGGCTGCATGCTATGAACTGAGAAGCCAACAGATCAGCAAAATCTATGTTTAG
- the LOC102115526 gene encoding V-type proton ATPase subunit S1-like protein isoform X6 has product MGSENYTGICGACRPCKAISEERVGEKGLRREDEETRLQREDHLPGVSLLTGFSLTLDHIFARKNVSSPTSSNKEVVMKNDQNNGGTKPVQNFTTIPITQALNYNLSKEGHLEKEPWNAFSHHGPVNVSIDGISCILFWAKIITIKFKNQTWLDLTDEAFGQKVTVDPDNSNCTEESARLSLKLGDAGNPRGLAISFRFILTNYNKLSIQSWFTLRRVEIVSNNSIQAVFNPTGIHAPSGYSYRCQCVGNLPRDQALLLPSDTDDGSSLWEVTLIDFQIQGFAIKGARFTKAQDCASSFSPAILIGLATSLILLLVLAYALHMLIYLRYLAQHYDLITSPAHFPQLKARDTADEKELLRSQGAACYELRSQQISKIYV; this is encoded by the exons atgaggaaacaaggctCCAGAGGGAAGATCACCTGCCTGGTGTCAGCTTGCTCACTG GATTTTCACTAACCTTGGACCATATATTTGCCAGGAAGAATGTAAG ttcTCCAACATCTTCAAATAAAGAAGTGGTTATGAAGAATG ATCAGAATAATGGAGGTACGAAACCAGTCCAGAATTTCACAACAATACCAATCACACAG GCTCTCAACTACAATCTGAGCAAAGAAGGGCATTTAGAAAAAGAACCTTGGAATGCATTCAGCCATCATGGCCCAGTTAATGTCTCCATCGATGGAATTTCTTGCATTCTCTTCTGGGCCAAAATAATCACGATTAAATTTAAGAATCAAACCTGGCTGGACCTTACAGACGAGGCATTTGGTCAGAAGGTAACAGTGGACCCTGACAACTCAAATTGCACTGAAGAAAGTGCTAG GTTGTCTTTGAAGCTTGGTGATGCTGGAAACCCCAGAGGTCTTGCTATAAG TTTCAGATTCATCCTTACCAATTACAACAAGTTGTCCATCCAGAGCTGGTTTACTTTGCGCCGAGTCGAGATCGTTTCCAACAATTCAATCCAAGCAGTCTTTAACCCAACTGGCATACATGCTCCCTCTGGTTACTCCTACCGCTGCCAATGCGTGGGCAACCTGCCGCGGGACCAGGCCCTCTTGCTGCCCAGCGACACGGATGATGGGTCGAGCCTGTGGGAGGTCACTCTTATTGATTTCCAG ATCCAAGGTTTTGCCATCAAGGGGGCACGATTTACGAAGGCCCAAGACTGCGCCTCCTCCTTCTCGCCAGCTATTCTGATTGGCCTGGCAACGTCCCTGATCCTGCTGCTGGTGTTGGCCTACGCCTTGCACATGCTCATCTACCTGCGGTATCTGGCCCAGCACTACGATCTCATCACCTCTCCTGCCCACTTCCCGCAGCTGAAAGCTCGAGACACAGCTGACGAGAAGGAGCTGCTGAGGAGCCAGGGGGCTGCATGCTATGAACTGAGAAGCCAACAGATCAGCAAAATCTATGTTTAG
- the LOC102115526 gene encoding V-type proton ATPase subunit S1-like protein isoform X21 yields the protein MEVRNQSRISQQYQSHRLSLKLGDAGNPRGLAIRFILTNYNKLSIQSWFTLRRVEIVSNNSIQAVFNPTGIHAPSGYSYRCQCVGNLPRDQALLLPSDTDDGSSLWEVTLIDFQIQGFAIKGARFTKAQDCASSFSPAILIGLATSLILLLVLAYALHMLIYLRYLAQHYDLITSPAHFPQLKARDTADEKELLRSQGAACYELRSQQISKIYV from the exons ATGGAGGTACGAAACCAGTCCAGAATTTCACAACAATACCAATCACACAG GTTGTCTTTGAAGCTTGGTGATGCTGGAAACCCCAGAGGTCTTGCTATAAG ATTCATCCTTACCAATTACAACAAGTTGTCCATCCAGAGCTGGTTTACTTTGCGCCGAGTCGAGATCGTTTCCAACAATTCAATCCAAGCAGTCTTTAACCCAACTGGCATACATGCTCCCTCTGGTTACTCCTACCGCTGCCAATGCGTGGGCAACCTGCCGCGGGACCAGGCCCTCTTGCTGCCCAGCGACACGGATGATGGGTCGAGCCTGTGGGAGGTCACTCTTATTGATTTCCAG ATCCAAGGTTTTGCCATCAAGGGGGCACGATTTACGAAGGCCCAAGACTGCGCCTCCTCCTTCTCGCCAGCTATTCTGATTGGCCTGGCAACGTCCCTGATCCTGCTGCTGGTGTTGGCCTACGCCTTGCACATGCTCATCTACCTGCGGTATCTGGCCCAGCACTACGATCTCATCACCTCTCCTGCCCACTTCCCGCAGCTGAAAGCTCGAGACACAGCTGACGAGAAGGAGCTGCTGAGGAGCCAGGGGGCTGCATGCTATGAACTGAGAAGCCAACAGATCAGCAAAATCTATGTTTAG
- the LOC102115526 gene encoding V-type proton ATPase subunit S1-like protein isoform X8 gives MGSENYTGICGACRPCKAISEERVGEKGLRREGFSLTLDHIFARKNVSSPTSSNKEVVMKNDQNNGGTKPVQNFTTIPITQALNYNLSKEGHLEKEPWNAFSHHGPVNVSIDGISCILFWAKIITIKFKNQTWLDLTDEAFGQKVTVDPDNSNCTEESARLSLKLGDAGNPRGLAISFRFILTNYNKLSIQSWFTLRRVEIVSNNSIQAVFNPTGIHAPSGYSYRCQCVGNLPRDQALLLPSDTDDGSSLWEVTLIDFQIQGFAIKGARFTKAQDCASSFSPAILIGLATSLILLLVLAYALHMLIYLRYLAQHYDLITSPAHFPQLKARDTADEKELLRSQGAACYELRSQQISKIYV, from the exons GATTTTCACTAACCTTGGACCATATATTTGCCAGGAAGAATGTAAG ttcTCCAACATCTTCAAATAAAGAAGTGGTTATGAAGAATG ATCAGAATAATGGAGGTACGAAACCAGTCCAGAATTTCACAACAATACCAATCACACAG GCTCTCAACTACAATCTGAGCAAAGAAGGGCATTTAGAAAAAGAACCTTGGAATGCATTCAGCCATCATGGCCCAGTTAATGTCTCCATCGATGGAATTTCTTGCATTCTCTTCTGGGCCAAAATAATCACGATTAAATTTAAGAATCAAACCTGGCTGGACCTTACAGACGAGGCATTTGGTCAGAAGGTAACAGTGGACCCTGACAACTCAAATTGCACTGAAGAAAGTGCTAG GTTGTCTTTGAAGCTTGGTGATGCTGGAAACCCCAGAGGTCTTGCTATAAG TTTCAGATTCATCCTTACCAATTACAACAAGTTGTCCATCCAGAGCTGGTTTACTTTGCGCCGAGTCGAGATCGTTTCCAACAATTCAATCCAAGCAGTCTTTAACCCAACTGGCATACATGCTCCCTCTGGTTACTCCTACCGCTGCCAATGCGTGGGCAACCTGCCGCGGGACCAGGCCCTCTTGCTGCCCAGCGACACGGATGATGGGTCGAGCCTGTGGGAGGTCACTCTTATTGATTTCCAG ATCCAAGGTTTTGCCATCAAGGGGGCACGATTTACGAAGGCCCAAGACTGCGCCTCCTCCTTCTCGCCAGCTATTCTGATTGGCCTGGCAACGTCCCTGATCCTGCTGCTGGTGTTGGCCTACGCCTTGCACATGCTCATCTACCTGCGGTATCTGGCCCAGCACTACGATCTCATCACCTCTCCTGCCCACTTCCCGCAGCTGAAAGCTCGAGACACAGCTGACGAGAAGGAGCTGCTGAGGAGCCAGGGGGCTGCATGCTATGAACTGAGAAGCCAACAGATCAGCAAAATCTATGTTTAG
- the LOC102115526 gene encoding V-type proton ATPase subunit S1-like protein isoform X9 — protein MQGHQRRESGRKRLEERSSPTSSNKEVVMKNDQNNGGTKPVQNFTTIPITQALNYNLSKEGHLEKEPWNAFSHHGPVNVSIDGISCILFWAKIITIKFKNQTWLDLTDEAFGQKVTVDPDNSNCTEESARLSLKLGDAGNPRGLAISFRFILTNYNKLSIQSWFTLRRVEIVSNNSIQAVFNPTGIHAPSGYSYRCQCVGNLPRDQALLLPSDTDDGSSLWEVTLIDFQIQGFAIKGARFTKAQDCASSFSPAILIGLATSLILLLVLAYALHMLIYLRYLAQHYDLITSPAHFPQLKARDTADEKELLRSQGAACYELRSQQISKIYV, from the exons ttcTCCAACATCTTCAAATAAAGAAGTGGTTATGAAGAATG ATCAGAATAATGGAGGTACGAAACCAGTCCAGAATTTCACAACAATACCAATCACACAG GCTCTCAACTACAATCTGAGCAAAGAAGGGCATTTAGAAAAAGAACCTTGGAATGCATTCAGCCATCATGGCCCAGTTAATGTCTCCATCGATGGAATTTCTTGCATTCTCTTCTGGGCCAAAATAATCACGATTAAATTTAAGAATCAAACCTGGCTGGACCTTACAGACGAGGCATTTGGTCAGAAGGTAACAGTGGACCCTGACAACTCAAATTGCACTGAAGAAAGTGCTAG GTTGTCTTTGAAGCTTGGTGATGCTGGAAACCCCAGAGGTCTTGCTATAAG TTTCAGATTCATCCTTACCAATTACAACAAGTTGTCCATCCAGAGCTGGTTTACTTTGCGCCGAGTCGAGATCGTTTCCAACAATTCAATCCAAGCAGTCTTTAACCCAACTGGCATACATGCTCCCTCTGGTTACTCCTACCGCTGCCAATGCGTGGGCAACCTGCCGCGGGACCAGGCCCTCTTGCTGCCCAGCGACACGGATGATGGGTCGAGCCTGTGGGAGGTCACTCTTATTGATTTCCAG ATCCAAGGTTTTGCCATCAAGGGGGCACGATTTACGAAGGCCCAAGACTGCGCCTCCTCCTTCTCGCCAGCTATTCTGATTGGCCTGGCAACGTCCCTGATCCTGCTGCTGGTGTTGGCCTACGCCTTGCACATGCTCATCTACCTGCGGTATCTGGCCCAGCACTACGATCTCATCACCTCTCCTGCCCACTTCCCGCAGCTGAAAGCTCGAGACACAGCTGACGAGAAGGAGCTGCTGAGGAGCCAGGGGGCTGCATGCTATGAACTGAGAAGCCAACAGATCAGCAAAATCTATGTTTAG
- the LOC102115526 gene encoding V-type proton ATPase subunit S1-like protein isoform X20 — MEVRNQSRISQQYQSHRLSLKLGDAGNPRGLAISFRFILTNYNKLSIQSWFTLRRVEIVSNNSIQAVFNPTGIHAPSGYSYRCQCVGNLPRDQALLLPSDTDDGSSLWEVTLIDFQIQGFAIKGARFTKAQDCASSFSPAILIGLATSLILLLVLAYALHMLIYLRYLAQHYDLITSPAHFPQLKARDTADEKELLRSQGAACYELRSQQISKIYV, encoded by the exons ATGGAGGTACGAAACCAGTCCAGAATTTCACAACAATACCAATCACACAG GTTGTCTTTGAAGCTTGGTGATGCTGGAAACCCCAGAGGTCTTGCTATAAG TTTCAGATTCATCCTTACCAATTACAACAAGTTGTCCATCCAGAGCTGGTTTACTTTGCGCCGAGTCGAGATCGTTTCCAACAATTCAATCCAAGCAGTCTTTAACCCAACTGGCATACATGCTCCCTCTGGTTACTCCTACCGCTGCCAATGCGTGGGCAACCTGCCGCGGGACCAGGCCCTCTTGCTGCCCAGCGACACGGATGATGGGTCGAGCCTGTGGGAGGTCACTCTTATTGATTTCCAG ATCCAAGGTTTTGCCATCAAGGGGGCACGATTTACGAAGGCCCAAGACTGCGCCTCCTCCTTCTCGCCAGCTATTCTGATTGGCCTGGCAACGTCCCTGATCCTGCTGCTGGTGTTGGCCTACGCCTTGCACATGCTCATCTACCTGCGGTATCTGGCCCAGCACTACGATCTCATCACCTCTCCTGCCCACTTCCCGCAGCTGAAAGCTCGAGACACAGCTGACGAGAAGGAGCTGCTGAGGAGCCAGGGGGCTGCATGCTATGAACTGAGAAGCCAACAGATCAGCAAAATCTATGTTTAG
- the LOC102115526 gene encoding V-type proton ATPase subunit S1-like protein isoform X22, with amino-acid sequence MIRIMEVRNQSRISQQYQSHRLSLKLGDAGNPRGLAIRFILTNYNKLSIQSWFTLRRVEIVSNNSIQAVFNPTGIHAPSGYSYRCQCVGNLPRDQALLLPSDTDDGSSLWEVTLIDFQIQGFAIKGARFTKAQDCASSFSPAILIGLATSLILLLVLAYALHMLIYLRYLAQHYDLITSPAHFPQLKARDTADEKELLRSQGAACYELRSQQISKIYV; translated from the exons ATG ATCAGAATAATGGAGGTACGAAACCAGTCCAGAATTTCACAACAATACCAATCACACAG GTTGTCTTTGAAGCTTGGTGATGCTGGAAACCCCAGAGGTCTTGCTATAAG ATTCATCCTTACCAATTACAACAAGTTGTCCATCCAGAGCTGGTTTACTTTGCGCCGAGTCGAGATCGTTTCCAACAATTCAATCCAAGCAGTCTTTAACCCAACTGGCATACATGCTCCCTCTGGTTACTCCTACCGCTGCCAATGCGTGGGCAACCTGCCGCGGGACCAGGCCCTCTTGCTGCCCAGCGACACGGATGATGGGTCGAGCCTGTGGGAGGTCACTCTTATTGATTTCCAG ATCCAAGGTTTTGCCATCAAGGGGGCACGATTTACGAAGGCCCAAGACTGCGCCTCCTCCTTCTCGCCAGCTATTCTGATTGGCCTGGCAACGTCCCTGATCCTGCTGCTGGTGTTGGCCTACGCCTTGCACATGCTCATCTACCTGCGGTATCTGGCCCAGCACTACGATCTCATCACCTCTCCTGCCCACTTCCCGCAGCTGAAAGCTCGAGACACAGCTGACGAGAAGGAGCTGCTGAGGAGCCAGGGGGCTGCATGCTATGAACTGAGAAGCCAACAGATCAGCAAAATCTATGTTTAG
- the LOC102115526 gene encoding V-type proton ATPase subunit S1-like protein isoform X13, which yields MKNDQNNGGTKPVQNFTTIPITQALNYNLSKEGHLEKEPWNAFSHHGPVNVSIDGISCILFWAKIITIKFKNQTWLDLTDEAFGQKVTVDPDNSNCTEESARLSLKLGDAGNPRGLAISFRFILTNYNKLSIQSWFTLRRVEIVSNNSIQAVFNPTGIHAPSGYSYRCQCVGNLPRDQALLLPSDTDDGSSLWEVTLIDFQIQGFAIKGARFTKAQDCASSFSPAILIGLATSLILLLVLAYALHMLIYLRYLAQHYDLITSPAHFPQLKARDTADEKELLRSQGAACYELRSQQISKIYV from the exons ATGAAGAATG ATCAGAATAATGGAGGTACGAAACCAGTCCAGAATTTCACAACAATACCAATCACACAG GCTCTCAACTACAATCTGAGCAAAGAAGGGCATTTAGAAAAAGAACCTTGGAATGCATTCAGCCATCATGGCCCAGTTAATGTCTCCATCGATGGAATTTCTTGCATTCTCTTCTGGGCCAAAATAATCACGATTAAATTTAAGAATCAAACCTGGCTGGACCTTACAGACGAGGCATTTGGTCAGAAGGTAACAGTGGACCCTGACAACTCAAATTGCACTGAAGAAAGTGCTAG GTTGTCTTTGAAGCTTGGTGATGCTGGAAACCCCAGAGGTCTTGCTATAAG TTTCAGATTCATCCTTACCAATTACAACAAGTTGTCCATCCAGAGCTGGTTTACTTTGCGCCGAGTCGAGATCGTTTCCAACAATTCAATCCAAGCAGTCTTTAACCCAACTGGCATACATGCTCCCTCTGGTTACTCCTACCGCTGCCAATGCGTGGGCAACCTGCCGCGGGACCAGGCCCTCTTGCTGCCCAGCGACACGGATGATGGGTCGAGCCTGTGGGAGGTCACTCTTATTGATTTCCAG ATCCAAGGTTTTGCCATCAAGGGGGCACGATTTACGAAGGCCCAAGACTGCGCCTCCTCCTTCTCGCCAGCTATTCTGATTGGCCTGGCAACGTCCCTGATCCTGCTGCTGGTGTTGGCCTACGCCTTGCACATGCTCATCTACCTGCGGTATCTGGCCCAGCACTACGATCTCATCACCTCTCCTGCCCACTTCCCGCAGCTGAAAGCTCGAGACACAGCTGACGAGAAGGAGCTGCTGAGGAGCCAGGGGGCTGCATGCTATGAACTGAGAAGCCAACAGATCAGCAAAATCTATGTTTAG
- the LOC102115526 gene encoding V-type proton ATPase subunit S1-like protein isoform X14, which produces MKNDQNNGGTKPVQNFTTIPITQALNYNLSKEGHLEKEPWNAFSHHGPVNVSIDGISCILFWAKIITIKFKNQTWLDLTDEAFGQKVTVDPDNSNCTEESARLSLKLGDAGNPRGLAIRFILTNYNKLSIQSWFTLRRVEIVSNNSIQAVFNPTGIHAPSGYSYRCQCVGNLPRDQALLLPSDTDDGSSLWEVTLIDFQIQGFAIKGARFTKAQDCASSFSPAILIGLATSLILLLVLAYALHMLIYLRYLAQHYDLITSPAHFPQLKARDTADEKELLRSQGAACYELRSQQISKIYV; this is translated from the exons ATGAAGAATG ATCAGAATAATGGAGGTACGAAACCAGTCCAGAATTTCACAACAATACCAATCACACAG GCTCTCAACTACAATCTGAGCAAAGAAGGGCATTTAGAAAAAGAACCTTGGAATGCATTCAGCCATCATGGCCCAGTTAATGTCTCCATCGATGGAATTTCTTGCATTCTCTTCTGGGCCAAAATAATCACGATTAAATTTAAGAATCAAACCTGGCTGGACCTTACAGACGAGGCATTTGGTCAGAAGGTAACAGTGGACCCTGACAACTCAAATTGCACTGAAGAAAGTGCTAG GTTGTCTTTGAAGCTTGGTGATGCTGGAAACCCCAGAGGTCTTGCTATAAG ATTCATCCTTACCAATTACAACAAGTTGTCCATCCAGAGCTGGTTTACTTTGCGCCGAGTCGAGATCGTTTCCAACAATTCAATCCAAGCAGTCTTTAACCCAACTGGCATACATGCTCCCTCTGGTTACTCCTACCGCTGCCAATGCGTGGGCAACCTGCCGCGGGACCAGGCCCTCTTGCTGCCCAGCGACACGGATGATGGGTCGAGCCTGTGGGAGGTCACTCTTATTGATTTCCAG ATCCAAGGTTTTGCCATCAAGGGGGCACGATTTACGAAGGCCCAAGACTGCGCCTCCTCCTTCTCGCCAGCTATTCTGATTGGCCTGGCAACGTCCCTGATCCTGCTGCTGGTGTTGGCCTACGCCTTGCACATGCTCATCTACCTGCGGTATCTGGCCCAGCACTACGATCTCATCACCTCTCCTGCCCACTTCCCGCAGCTGAAAGCTCGAGACACAGCTGACGAGAAGGAGCTGCTGAGGAGCCAGGGGGCTGCATGCTATGAACTGAGAAGCCAACAGATCAGCAAAATCTATGTTTAG
- the LOC102115526 gene encoding V-type proton ATPase subunit S1-like protein isoform X19 translates to MIRIMEVRNQSRISQQYQSHRLSLKLGDAGNPRGLAISFRFILTNYNKLSIQSWFTLRRVEIVSNNSIQAVFNPTGIHAPSGYSYRCQCVGNLPRDQALLLPSDTDDGSSLWEVTLIDFQIQGFAIKGARFTKAQDCASSFSPAILIGLATSLILLLVLAYALHMLIYLRYLAQHYDLITSPAHFPQLKARDTADEKELLRSQGAACYELRSQQISKIYV, encoded by the exons ATG ATCAGAATAATGGAGGTACGAAACCAGTCCAGAATTTCACAACAATACCAATCACACAG GTTGTCTTTGAAGCTTGGTGATGCTGGAAACCCCAGAGGTCTTGCTATAAG TTTCAGATTCATCCTTACCAATTACAACAAGTTGTCCATCCAGAGCTGGTTTACTTTGCGCCGAGTCGAGATCGTTTCCAACAATTCAATCCAAGCAGTCTTTAACCCAACTGGCATACATGCTCCCTCTGGTTACTCCTACCGCTGCCAATGCGTGGGCAACCTGCCGCGGGACCAGGCCCTCTTGCTGCCCAGCGACACGGATGATGGGTCGAGCCTGTGGGAGGTCACTCTTATTGATTTCCAG ATCCAAGGTTTTGCCATCAAGGGGGCACGATTTACGAAGGCCCAAGACTGCGCCTCCTCCTTCTCGCCAGCTATTCTGATTGGCCTGGCAACGTCCCTGATCCTGCTGCTGGTGTTGGCCTACGCCTTGCACATGCTCATCTACCTGCGGTATCTGGCCCAGCACTACGATCTCATCACCTCTCCTGCCCACTTCCCGCAGCTGAAAGCTCGAGACACAGCTGACGAGAAGGAGCTGCTGAGGAGCCAGGGGGCTGCATGCTATGAACTGAGAAGCCAACAGATCAGCAAAATCTATGTTTAG